DNA from Candidatus Methylomirabilota bacterium:
CTGAACAGCGCCATGAGGGCGAGGATGATGCAGATCGCGATGAAGAGCGGCCCGATGAAGAAACTCCGCATGATGTTGTGGTCGTACTTCAGGTGCATGAAGAAGCCCACCACGAGCGCGAACTTGATCGCGGACATGACGAGAAGGGACGTGACGAGGAGGGCATTGGGGATGCCCGGCACGTAGAGCGTGGCGACCTCCATGGCGGTGATGATCGCGAGGACGGCCGCGACCACGATGTAGGTCTTGACGGTGGCGTGCCCCCCGCCTCCGTGGGTCTCGGCGTGGCCGCCGTGG
Protein-coding regions in this window:
- a CDS encoding cytochrome C oxidase subunit IV family protein — translated: MADTHAAAAPGSHGGHAETHGGGGHATVKTYIVVAAVLAIITAMEVATLYVPGIPNALLVTSLLVMSAIKFALVVGFFMHLKYDHNIMRSFFIGPLFIAICIILALMALFSAFILLPRPH